A stretch of the Marivirga tractuosa DSM 4126 genome encodes the following:
- the accC gene encoding acetyl-CoA carboxylase biotin carboxylase subunit encodes MFKKILIANRGEIALRIIRTCKEMGISTVAVYSTADKDSLHVRFADEAVCIGPAASKDSYLNIPNIISAAEITNADAIHPGYGFLSENAEFSKVCGEYGIKFIGADPEMISKMGDKATAKATMKAAGVPTIPGSEGLLESIDEGKKIAKDMGYPVILKATAGGGGKGMRIVNNEEEFKKAWDSARQEAGASFGNEGLYLEKFVEEPRHVEIQIVGDKNGRACHLSERDCSIQRRHQKLIEETPCPVMTDELRDAMGKAAIAGAEAVGYEGAGTIEFLLDKHNNFYFMEMNTRIQVEHPITEEVTDFDLIKEQIKVAAGITISGENYFPHLCAMECRINAEDPANGFRPSPGKITNLHLPGGHGVRVDSHVYAGYTIPPFYDSMIAKLIVSGQTREEVMVRMKRALEEFVIEGVKTTIPFHIEMMDNEIFKSGNFTTKFLDDYDFTKLKSKK; translated from the coding sequence GTGTTTAAAAAGATATTAATTGCCAATAGAGGTGAAATTGCTTTGCGAATTATTAGAACTTGCAAAGAAATGGGAATCAGTACAGTGGCGGTTTATTCAACAGCAGATAAAGATAGTTTGCATGTTCGTTTTGCTGATGAAGCCGTTTGTATCGGTCCTGCTGCGAGTAAAGATTCGTATCTAAATATTCCAAATATTATTTCTGCTGCGGAAATTACCAATGCAGATGCTATTCACCCAGGTTATGGATTTTTATCCGAAAATGCTGAATTTTCTAAGGTTTGTGGTGAATATGGTATAAAATTCATCGGAGCTGACCCTGAAATGATTAGTAAAATGGGGGATAAAGCTACAGCCAAAGCTACTATGAAAGCTGCTGGTGTACCTACCATTCCTGGTTCTGAAGGCCTATTGGAATCCATTGATGAGGGTAAGAAAATTGCCAAAGATATGGGCTATCCTGTAATATTGAAAGCTACCGCTGGTGGTGGAGGTAAAGGGATGCGAATTGTAAATAATGAAGAAGAGTTTAAAAAAGCTTGGGATTCAGCCCGTCAGGAAGCTGGTGCATCTTTTGGAAATGAAGGACTTTATTTAGAAAAATTTGTTGAAGAGCCTCGTCACGTTGAAATCCAAATAGTTGGAGATAAAAACGGTAGAGCGTGTCACCTTTCTGAAAGAGATTGTTCTATTCAAAGAAGACATCAAAAATTAATTGAGGAAACTCCTTGTCCAGTAATGACGGATGAATTGCGTGATGCAATGGGTAAAGCTGCCATTGCTGGGGCTGAAGCTGTTGGATATGAAGGTGCTGGTACTATTGAATTCCTATTGGATAAGCATAATAATTTCTATTTTATGGAGATGAATACGCGTATCCAAGTGGAGCATCCAATCACTGAGGAGGTAACTGATTTTGATTTGATTAAAGAACAAATCAAAGTAGCTGCGGGAATTACCATTTCTGGTGAGAATTATTTCCCACACCTTTGTGCAATGGAGTGTAGAATTAATGCGGAGGATCCTGCTAATGGTTTTAGACCAAGCCCAGGAAAAATCACAAACTTACATTTGCCAGGTGGCCACGGTGTAAGGGTTGATAGTCATGTTTATGCAGGCTATACTATTCCTCCATTTTACGATTCTATGATTGCTAAATTGATTGTTTCTGGGCAAACTAGAGAGGAAGTAATGGTGAGAATGAAAAGGGCATTAGAAGAATTTGTAATTGAAGGAGTGAAAACAACCATTCCTTTCCATATTGAAATGATGGATAATGAGATATTTAAATCTGGTAATTTCACTACCAAGTTTTTGGATGATTATGATTTCACTAAATTGAAAAGTAAGAAATAA
- the accB gene encoding acetyl-CoA carboxylase biotin carboxyl carrier protein: MKAKEIQDLIDFISKSGLDEVNIETEEFKIKVKKNTEAKVVQAAAPAPQPAAAPAPAPSPAPAAQAPSTGGEDKAAASDDDKYVAIKSPMIGTFYRTPNPDNPPFVNVGDSVKAGDTVCIVEAMKLFNEIESDVSGKIVKILVDNATPVEYDQPLFLVDPS, from the coding sequence ATGAAAGCGAAAGAGATTCAAGACCTAATTGATTTTATTTCTAAATCCGGATTGGATGAAGTAAATATTGAAACTGAAGAATTTAAAATTAAAGTTAAAAAGAACACGGAAGCGAAAGTTGTTCAAGCAGCAGCTCCTGCACCACAACCTGCAGCAGCTCCAGCTCCTGCACCAAGTCCAGCACCAGCAGCACAGGCGCCAAGTACTGGGGGAGAAGATAAAGCAGCTGCTTCTGATGACGATAAGTATGTTGCCATAAAATCTCCAATGATTGGCACATTCTACAGAACTCCTAATCCTGACAATCCTCCTTTCGTAAACGTTGGAGACTCAGTTAAAGCTGGAGATACTGTTTGTATTGTAGAAGCAATGAAATTATTCAATGAAATTGAATCAGATGTTTCGGGTAAGATTGTGAAGATTTTGGTAGATAATGCAACTCCAGTTGAATACGATCAACCACTATTCTTAGTGGATCCTTCTTGA
- a CDS encoding Ppx/GppA phosphatase family protein encodes MLKLAAIDIGSNAIRIQLTRITLYQGNITFKRLEYVRFPLRLGQDVFTTGRISEQSKVKFLKLMQAFKILIDLYEVDDYMGCATSAMREAENGRYLIDQVKAELDLEIDIIDGDQEANMINKAIFPYMDEKAYLHIDVGGGSTEFNFYQNNEKLLSKSFKIGSVRHLETDNSHYMWDEMRNWIEKNVIKKSVKIHAIGTGGNINKVKDLAGKKAGKPISLKKVKEIQEYIKGFDMEERINKLQLNPDRADVIIPALDIYINAMAWSKSLSIIVPDSGLKDGIMQVLYERNQRRLR; translated from the coding sequence ATGTTAAAATTAGCTGCTATTGACATTGGTTCCAATGCCATCAGAATACAATTAACCAGAATAACGCTTTACCAAGGAAATATTACGTTCAAAAGGCTTGAATATGTTCGTTTTCCTTTAAGATTAGGGCAAGATGTTTTTACTACAGGTAGAATAAGCGAACAATCCAAAGTTAAATTCTTAAAGTTAATGCAAGCCTTTAAAATTCTCATAGACTTATATGAAGTAGATGATTATATGGGCTGCGCCACTTCTGCTATGCGAGAGGCTGAAAATGGAAGATACTTAATTGACCAAGTAAAAGCAGAGTTAGATTTAGAAATTGACATTATAGATGGTGATCAGGAAGCTAATATGATTAATAAAGCCATTTTCCCTTATATGGATGAAAAGGCATATCTGCATATTGACGTAGGAGGAGGAAGCACTGAATTCAATTTCTACCAAAATAATGAAAAACTATTATCTAAATCATTCAAAATTGGCTCAGTAAGGCATTTGGAAACTGATAACTCACATTATATGTGGGACGAAATGAGGAATTGGATTGAAAAAAATGTAATAAAGAAATCAGTTAAAATCCATGCAATTGGCACTGGTGGAAACATAAATAAAGTGAAAGATTTAGCTGGTAAAAAAGCAGGTAAACCTATTAGTTTAAAAAAAGTGAAAGAAATTCAGGAATATATTAAGGGTTTTGACATGGAAGAAAGGATCAATAAATTGCAATTGAACCCCGATAGAGCTGATGTCATCATTCCCGCCTTGGATATTTATATTAATGCTATGGCATGGTCAAAATCACTCAGCATAATTGTTCCAGATAGTGGACTTAAAGATGGGATTATGCAGGTGCTTTACGAAAGAAATCAAAGAAGATTACGTTAA
- a CDS encoding RidA family protein, whose translation MKNSLALVLIGLMLFSCQKNKESKEIKRIDRPESSILKGVFIPEGKDVFYTSGLVSEVLNPNAGVGDMSKYGNTYQQSIGALKRIKETLEAEGYNMEDVFFLRVYLAPDETGEIDWDAWFKAYGEYFNNEDNPNKVARSTIGVYKLARPELLVEIEAVAAK comes from the coding sequence ATGAAAAATAGTCTAGCGCTTGTTTTAATTGGTTTAATGTTATTTTCTTGTCAAAAAAATAAGGAGAGTAAAGAAATTAAAAGAATTGATAGGCCCGAATCTAGTATTTTAAAAGGTGTTTTTATCCCTGAAGGTAAAGATGTTTTCTATACCTCAGGTTTAGTAAGCGAAGTATTAAATCCCAATGCTGGTGTTGGTGATATGTCAAAATATGGTAATACCTACCAGCAAAGTATTGGTGCCTTAAAAAGAATAAAAGAAACCTTAGAAGCAGAAGGCTATAATATGGAAGATGTATTCTTCCTAAGAGTATATTTAGCGCCTGATGAAACTGGAGAGATAGATTGGGATGCTTGGTTTAAAGCTTATGGAGAATATTTTAATAATGAGGATAATCCAAATAAAGTTGCGCGTTCAACTATTGGAGTATATAAATTAGCTCGACCTGAATTGTTAGTAGAAATTGAAGCTGTGGCAGCAAAGTGA
- the rsmA gene encoding 16S rRNA (adenine(1518)-N(6)/adenine(1519)-N(6))-dimethyltransferase RsmA has product MKGVRAKKHLGQHFLKDQNIAQKIVESLSGHKKYQHLLEIGPGTGVLSNFLIDRAEYELLFMDVDQESVDYLQNQYPDYKEKIIKEDFLRIDLGHYYKEAFGIIGNFPYNISSQIFFKVLEYRNQIPEVVGMIQKEVAERIAAKEGSKTYGILSVLLQAFYEVEYLFSVPPNVFNPPPKVTSAVLRLKRNETQTLDCDEKLFFRVVKQGFNNRRKTLRNALKTFNLSDEIKSLDLLDKRAEQLTVNDFVELTNHIANGES; this is encoded by the coding sequence ATGAAGGGAGTTCGAGCGAAAAAACATTTAGGGCAACACTTTTTAAAAGACCAAAATATTGCCCAAAAAATAGTAGAAAGCCTTAGTGGGCATAAAAAATACCAACATCTTTTAGAAATTGGGCCAGGCACTGGTGTGCTTAGTAATTTTTTAATCGATAGAGCTGAATATGAACTTCTATTTATGGATGTTGACCAAGAATCAGTGGACTACCTTCAAAATCAATATCCTGACTATAAAGAAAAAATCATAAAAGAAGACTTCTTAAGAATAGATTTGGGTCATTATTATAAAGAAGCTTTCGGAATTATAGGGAATTTCCCATACAATATTTCCTCACAAATATTTTTTAAGGTATTAGAATATAGAAATCAAATTCCGGAAGTGGTGGGGATGATTCAGAAGGAAGTTGCGGAGCGAATAGCTGCAAAAGAAGGCAGTAAAACTTATGGGATTTTGAGTGTATTGCTTCAGGCTTTTTATGAGGTTGAATACCTTTTCTCTGTTCCGCCTAACGTATTTAATCCTCCACCAAAAGTAACTTCCGCTGTTTTACGACTGAAAAGAAATGAAACTCAAACTTTAGATTGCGATGAAAAGTTATTTTTCAGAGTAGTGAAACAAGGCTTTAATAACAGAAGAAAAACTTTAAGAAATGCTTTAAAGACTTTCAATTTATCTGATGAAATAAAGTCATTAGATTTGTTGGATAAACGAGCCGAGCAACTGACCGTTAATGATTTTGTAGAATTGACAAACCATATTGCCAATGGAGAATCTTGA
- the mgtE gene encoding magnesium transporter translates to MENLEEKEHIDQFELSKEYLEKLQTAIFEQDEQFIKNTLDETNPADISTILLEFDTEESRYVLDVLENEVSAEVINDLDEDVRSKYLKEFNTTEIAAMLNELDSDDAVDIINELPLKDREEVIASLENKEKAKNILDLLRYEEDVAGGLMAKELIKANVNWSINQCIEEIRRQAENVEKIYSVYVVDDQNILLGRVSLKRIILADDHLKVKDLYDDDVISVETYMDEVDVAEVMRKYDLDAVPVVNVQGKLMGRITIDDIVDVITELAEEERQMMAGISEDVEEDDSVWMLTRARLPWLIIGMFGGLLGAQFIGVFEDDILLVPAMAFFIPLITATGGNVGIQSSSIVLQSLASKSVFDDSFLKRILKVLAVAILNGAVIAGIVMGMNLILGQDIRLAIVVSIALFNVVLLASFMGTVTPLVLDKLGINPALAAGPFITTANDLLGLLVYFTVAHFLI, encoded by the coding sequence ATGGAGAATCTTGAGGAAAAAGAACATATTGACCAATTTGAGCTTTCAAAAGAGTATTTGGAGAAATTGCAAACTGCCATTTTCGAGCAGGATGAGCAGTTTATAAAAAATACACTTGATGAAACGAATCCTGCCGATATCTCCACTATTCTTTTGGAATTCGATACCGAGGAATCTCGCTATGTATTGGATGTATTGGAAAATGAGGTCAGTGCTGAAGTTATAAATGATTTAGATGAGGATGTTCGTTCAAAATATTTAAAGGAATTTAATACTACAGAGATTGCCGCCATGCTGAATGAATTAGATTCAGATGATGCGGTGGATATCATAAATGAATTACCTTTAAAAGACAGAGAAGAAGTAATTGCTTCTTTGGAGAATAAAGAAAAAGCTAAAAACATATTAGACCTTTTACGCTACGAAGAAGACGTAGCGGGTGGTTTGATGGCAAAAGAGCTAATTAAAGCCAACGTTAACTGGTCTATCAATCAGTGCATTGAAGAAATCAGAAGACAGGCAGAGAATGTTGAGAAAATTTATTCAGTATATGTAGTGGACGACCAAAACATCTTGTTAGGTAGAGTTTCTTTAAAGAGAATCATCTTAGCTGATGACCACTTAAAAGTAAAGGACCTCTATGATGATGATGTTATTTCTGTTGAGACTTACATGGATGAAGTTGATGTAGCCGAAGTCATGAGGAAATACGATTTGGATGCTGTGCCAGTAGTAAATGTTCAAGGAAAATTAATGGGGCGAATTACCATTGATGATATTGTGGATGTAATTACTGAATTAGCCGAAGAGGAAAGACAGATGATGGCTGGTATATCCGAGGATGTTGAAGAAGACGATAGTGTATGGATGTTAACGCGAGCCCGACTACCCTGGCTTATTATTGGCATGTTTGGCGGATTGTTAGGGGCGCAATTTATAGGAGTATTTGAAGATGATATTTTATTGGTTCCTGCCATGGCGTTTTTCATTCCTTTAATTACAGCAACAGGCGGAAATGTTGGGATTCAATCTTCCTCCATTGTTTTGCAAAGTTTGGCTAGCAAATCAGTTTTTGATGATTCATTTCTAAAAAGAATATTAAAAGTATTGGCAGTCGCTATTTTGAATGGAGCCGTGATTGCTGGAATTGTGATGGGAATGAACCTTATATTAGGTCAGGATATAAGATTAGCAATAGTAGTTTCTATTGCATTGTTTAATGTAGTTTTACTAGCATCATTTATGGGCACTGTGACTCCTTTGGTGTTAGATAAATTAGGAATTAATCCTGCCCTGGCCGCTGGACCATTTATCACCACCGCTAATGATTTATTAGGCTTACTTGTATATTTTACTGTGGCTCATTTCCTAATTTAA
- a CDS encoding beta-ketoacyl-ACP synthase III: MTKITAAITGVHGWVPDYVLTNKELETMVETNDEWITSRTGIKERRILKGENQGTSVIGTQAVKGLLEKTGNKAEDIDLLICATTTPDMLFPATANVISNNVGAVNAFSYDLQAACSGFIFALSTASQFIETGKYKKVIVVGADKMSSIIDYEDRQTCIIFGDGGGAVLLEPDTEGYGIKDSILHTDGSGEQFLHMKAGGSRKPASPETLIAKEHYVYQEGSQVFKFAVTNMAEVAADIMAKNNLVSDDVAWLVPHQANKRIIDATAKRMGVSSDKVMLNIHKYGNTTSGTIPLCLWEYEKQMKKGDNIILAAFGGGFTWGSVYIKWAYDSK; this comes from the coding sequence ATGACTAAAATAACCGCAGCTATTACCGGAGTTCATGGGTGGGTGCCTGATTATGTGTTGACCAACAAAGAGTTGGAAACAATGGTGGAAACCAATGATGAATGGATTACATCCCGTACCGGCATAAAAGAAAGAAGAATTCTGAAAGGTGAAAATCAAGGAACTTCAGTAATAGGAACACAAGCTGTAAAAGGATTGCTTGAAAAAACAGGAAATAAAGCAGAAGATATTGATCTTTTGATTTGCGCTACTACAACTCCTGATATGCTTTTTCCTGCAACAGCAAACGTTATCAGTAATAATGTTGGTGCAGTTAATGCTTTTAGCTACGATTTACAAGCCGCATGTTCAGGTTTTATTTTTGCATTATCCACAGCTTCTCAGTTTATTGAAACAGGTAAATACAAAAAAGTAATTGTGGTTGGAGCCGATAAAATGTCTTCAATTATTGATTACGAGGATCGCCAAACTTGCATCATCTTTGGTGATGGGGGAGGAGCAGTGTTGCTAGAGCCTGATACCGAGGGTTATGGTATTAAAGATTCGATTTTACATACAGACGGTTCTGGCGAGCAATTTCTTCACATGAAAGCAGGCGGAAGCAGAAAGCCAGCATCCCCCGAGACCTTAATAGCCAAGGAACATTACGTTTACCAAGAAGGAAGTCAGGTTTTTAAATTTGCCGTTACTAATATGGCTGAAGTAGCCGCTGATATTATGGCAAAAAATAATTTAGTTTCTGATGATGTAGCTTGGTTAGTTCCTCATCAAGCTAATAAAAGAATTATAGATGCCACAGCAAAACGTATGGGAGTCAGTTCTGATAAGGTTATGCTTAATATTCATAAATATGGAAATACTACAAGCGGAACCATTCCTTTATGTTTATGGGAGTATGAAAAGCAAATGAAAAAAGGAGACAATATAATATTGGCTGCTTTTGGTGGTGGTTTTACTTGGGGTTCCGTTTATATAAAATGGGCTTACGATTCTAAATAA
- the rpmF gene encoding 50S ribosomal protein L32 produces the protein MAHPKRKISRTRRDKRRTHKKGTAKLLAICPTTGEAHLPHRAFWHEGKLYYKGNVVMEKEVLA, from the coding sequence ATGGCGCATCCTAAGAGAAAAATATCCAGAACCAGAAGAGATAAAAGAAGGACTCACAAAAAAGGAACGGCAAAATTATTGGCGATTTGTCCTACTACAGGCGAGGCGCATTTGCCACATAGAGCTTTCTGGCATGAAGGTAAACTTTACTACAAAGGAAATGTAGTAATGGAAAAAGAAGTATTGGCTTAA
- a CDS encoding NAD(P)-dependent oxidoreductase produces the protein MKVLVIDEMHESITPLLNELNLAVDYMPKIKREEIIPIVENYEGLIVRSKTYIDAELLKNAKKLVFVARAGAGVDNVEVEELKKRNIELINAPEGNRDALAEHAMGMLLTLFNKINTADLEVRSGKWDREGNRGVELMGKTVGLLGYGNMGAAFAKRLSSFGCKILAFDAEKTGFSNDFVQEVSLEKLYAETQILSIHIPMNSKNKGLLNYEYLARFKKLDYIINTSRGEVLILKDLLKLLKAGEIKGAALDVLENEKINSLKNDDLAVFQELTKLKEVILTPHVAGWSFESYEKINKVLSQKIKLLVEKRD, from the coding sequence ATGAAAGTCCTTGTTATTGATGAAATGCATGAAAGTATTACGCCTTTGTTGAATGAACTCAACTTAGCAGTAGATTATATGCCAAAAATAAAGCGAGAGGAAATAATTCCCATAGTTGAAAATTATGAAGGATTAATAGTGAGAAGTAAAACATATATCGATGCTGAATTATTGAAAAACGCTAAGAAACTAGTTTTTGTAGCCCGCGCTGGAGCTGGAGTTGATAATGTTGAGGTAGAAGAGCTGAAGAAAAGAAATATAGAGCTCATTAATGCACCTGAAGGAAATAGAGATGCATTGGCAGAACATGCAATGGGAATGTTACTAACTCTTTTCAACAAAATTAATACAGCCGACCTAGAAGTTAGAAGTGGAAAATGGGACAGAGAAGGCAATAGAGGAGTTGAATTGATGGGCAAAACCGTTGGTTTATTGGGGTATGGAAATATGGGAGCAGCTTTTGCTAAAAGGTTAAGTAGCTTTGGATGTAAAATCTTAGCTTTTGATGCTGAAAAAACGGGCTTTTCCAATGATTTTGTCCAAGAAGTAAGTTTAGAGAAATTGTATGCAGAAACTCAAATTCTGAGTATACATATCCCCATGAATTCAAAAAATAAAGGACTCCTTAATTATGAATACTTAGCAAGATTTAAAAAACTGGATTACATCATCAATACATCAAGAGGAGAAGTATTAATCTTAAAAGATTTATTGAAATTATTAAAAGCTGGAGAAATAAAGGGGGCTGCACTAGATGTGCTGGAAAATGAAAAAATCAACTCATTAAAAAATGATGATTTAGCTGTATTTCAAGAACTTACAAAATTAAAAGAAGTAATACTAACTCCGCATGTGGCAGGCTGGTCATTTGAATCCTATGAAAAAATAAATAAAGTATTAAGCCAAAAAATTAAATTATTGGTCGAAAAAAGAGATTAA
- a CDS encoding YceD family protein: MEKLKDFDIQVYKLGNKQHEYEFAVNSAFFSEFEGELVESGEVKIHVLLDKRENLMELDLNFSGYVDLISDRSLEPFQYPIEINKKLLYKYGEEEQELEEDVMVITKNTQVINVGHFIYETIALQIPLKKLHPDEIEEDEEHNEYVYIDDAEEELEEEEESIDPRWAALKNLNKKK; encoded by the coding sequence ATGGAAAAGTTGAAGGATTTCGACATTCAGGTTTATAAGCTTGGAAACAAGCAGCATGAATATGAATTTGCAGTAAATTCAGCCTTTTTCAGTGAGTTTGAAGGTGAATTGGTAGAAAGTGGAGAAGTAAAAATTCATGTTCTATTAGATAAAAGAGAAAATCTAATGGAGCTAGATTTGAATTTCTCAGGCTACGTTGACTTAATTAGTGATAGAAGCTTAGAGCCTTTTCAATATCCTATAGAAATCAACAAAAAGTTGTTGTATAAATATGGGGAAGAGGAGCAAGAGTTGGAAGAAGATGTAATGGTCATCACAAAAAACACTCAAGTGATTAATGTGGGGCATTTCATTTATGAAACCATTGCTTTGCAAATACCTTTGAAAAAATTGCATCCTGATGAGATTGAGGAAGATGAGGAACATAATGAATATGTGTATATAGATGATGCTGAAGAAGAGCTGGAGGAAGAGGAAGAAAGCATTGACCCAAGATGGGCAGCATTAAAAAATTTGAATAAAAAGAAATAA
- the pdxA gene encoding 4-hydroxythreonine-4-phosphate dehydrogenase PdxA has product MEELTKPTIAITIGDVNSISPEVIIKSLEDPRIIKMMTPVVYGSGKILSYYRKALNIRDFNYFQLKKLEELSDKKLNVLNLWEETVNITMGQSSEEAGKYAFISIKKAVEDAMEGKVDAIVTAPINKHNIQSEDFKFAGHTEYLAQQAGVKDSLMLLVDGDLRVGVVTGHIPIKEVSEKITAEKIDSKLDVLEKSLKHDFGIKKPRIAVLGLNPHAGDGGVIGNEEEEMIKPLIEKRKEKGKLVFGPFPADGFFGNQQYKNFDAVLAMYHDQGLIPFKTLAFSNGVNFTAGLPFVRTSPDHGTAYDLTGKGLADETSMRQALFLAIDIIKNRKEYS; this is encoded by the coding sequence ATGGAAGAACTTACTAAACCAACTATAGCCATTACCATCGGAGATGTGAATAGTATTTCACCTGAAGTGATTATTAAATCTTTGGAAGACCCGAGAATTATAAAAATGATGACTCCAGTGGTTTACGGTTCTGGAAAAATTCTTTCTTACTACAGGAAAGCATTAAATATTCGAGATTTCAATTATTTTCAATTGAAAAAATTGGAAGAGTTAAGCGATAAAAAACTTAATGTACTGAACCTGTGGGAAGAAACGGTGAATATCACCATGGGGCAATCATCTGAAGAAGCTGGGAAATATGCTTTCATTAGTATAAAAAAAGCGGTGGAAGATGCAATGGAAGGTAAGGTGGATGCAATTGTGACAGCTCCAATAAATAAGCATAACATACAGTCTGAGGATTTCAAATTTGCAGGACATACTGAATATCTAGCGCAGCAGGCAGGAGTAAAAGATAGCTTGATGCTTTTAGTAGATGGAGATTTAAGAGTTGGGGTAGTTACTGGTCATATTCCAATTAAAGAAGTGAGCGAAAAAATTACTGCAGAAAAGATAGATAGTAAGCTGGATGTATTAGAAAAATCTTTAAAGCATGATTTCGGAATTAAGAAACCAAGAATTGCAGTCTTAGGACTGAATCCGCATGCTGGTGATGGAGGAGTGATTGGAAATGAAGAGGAAGAAATGATTAAGCCATTAATTGAAAAAAGAAAAGAAAAAGGGAAGTTGGTTTTTGGGCCTTTTCCGGCAGATGGATTCTTCGGGAATCAGCAATATAAAAATTTTGATGCCGTATTGGCAATGTATCATGATCAGGGTTTGATTCCATTTAAAACGCTGGCTTTTTCAAATGGTGTAAATTTCACGGCAGGTCTTCCTTTTGTAAGGACTTCCCCAGATCATGGAACAGCTTATGATTTAACAGGAAAAGGCTTAGCAGATGAAACTTCTATGCGTCAAGCCTTGTTCTTGGCAATCGATATCATAAAGAATAGAAAAGAATATTCTTAA
- the efp gene encoding elongation factor P, with the protein MADTSDFKNGLCIEYNNDLFTIVEFQHVKPGKGPAFVRTKLKSLTTGKVLDNTFSAGHKVTTARIERRPHQFLYKDDIGMHFMDTDTFEQISIPDEVIDNADLYKEGQEVDILIHAETEKPLSCELPPFVEMKVTYTEPGIKGDTATNATKPATVETGAEIKVPLFIDQDEIIKVDTRTRSYAERVKK; encoded by the coding sequence ATGGCAGATACTTCTGATTTTAAAAATGGTCTTTGCATAGAATATAACAATGATTTATTCACAATTGTTGAATTTCAGCATGTGAAACCAGGCAAAGGCCCAGCTTTTGTAAGAACAAAACTAAAAAGTCTTACTACAGGAAAAGTTCTGGATAATACATTTAGTGCTGGGCATAAAGTAACTACAGCAAGAATAGAAAGAAGACCACATCAGTTTTTATATAAAGATGACATAGGAATGCACTTTATGGATACTGATACTTTTGAACAAATTTCTATTCCAGACGAAGTAATTGATAATGCAGATTTATATAAGGAAGGACAGGAAGTGGATATTTTAATCCATGCGGAAACTGAAAAACCTTTAAGTTGTGAGTTGCCTCCATTTGTAGAAATGAAAGTGACTTATACAGAGCCTGGTATAAAGGGCGATACGGCTACTAATGCAACTAAACCAGCAACTGTAGAAACTGGAGCAGAAATAAAAGTGCCATTATTCATCGATCAGGATGAGATTATTAAAGTAGATACAAGAACCCGTTCTTATGCCGAAAGGGTGAAAAAATAA